The Solea senegalensis isolate Sse05_10M linkage group LG9, IFAPA_SoseM_1, whole genome shotgun sequence genome has a segment encoding these proteins:
- the hspb6 gene encoding heat shock protein beta-6 — translation MDFILPPTLPADGIPWEKVIPPLIPRLSGTYGQCNWSPKLLIPESDHLSTAEVNCDDTGFTVQVDVKHFNPEDLLVKVIGDFVEVQGKHEERKKDGPGVTTRQFNRRYRIPKGVDTMALQSVVSPNGILIISAPMLQSQNSRSLT, via the exons ATGGACTTCATCCTGCCACCCACTCTGCCAGCTGATGGTATCCCATGGGAGAAGGTTATACCACCTCTCATTCCCCGGCTGAGTGGGACTTATGGACAATGTAACTGGTCCCCAAAGTTACTGATCCCAGAGAGTGATCATTTAAGTACAGCAGAG GTAAATTGTGACGACACTGGATTTACAGTTCAAGTTGATGTAAAGCACTTCAATCCAGAGGATTTACTTGTTAAAGTGATTGGGGACTTTGTAGAAGTACAAGGAAAGCATGAAGAAAGAAAG AAGGATGGTCCAGGAGTTACCACGAGGCAGTTTAACCGCCGCTACCGAATCCCAAAAGGAGTGGACACCATGGCTTTACAGTCAGTGGTCTCTCCAAATGGAATCCTTATCATATCTGCGCCGATGCTGCAAAGTCAGAACTCCAGATCCCTAACCTAA